One window from the genome of Streptococcus parasanguinis encodes:
- a CDS encoding ASCH domain-containing protein, whose amino-acid sequence MTPQEMWNAYKQINPSIGDEIDAWAFGVDPDLLAELVFKGEKTATASAYDLYAVEDEPLPQEGTFDVVLDSKDQAVCIVEITKVSVQPFHQVSADHAYKEGEGDKSLAYWRQVHEDFFKDCFGEAGLTFTPDSKVVLEEFRKVYPL is encoded by the coding sequence ATGACACCTCAAGAAATGTGGAATGCCTACAAGCAAATCAACCCCTCTATCGGAGATGAGATAGATGCCTGGGCTTTTGGAGTGGACCCAGACCTTTTAGCGGAACTGGTCTTTAAAGGCGAAAAAACAGCAACAGCCTCAGCTTACGATCTTTACGCAGTAGAGGACGAACCCCTTCCCCAAGAAGGAACCTTTGATGTTGTTTTAGACAGTAAGGATCAAGCTGTCTGCATTGTCGAAATTACAAAGGTTTCTGTTCAGCCTTTCCATCAAGTGTCAGCTGACCATGCCTATAAGGAAGGTGAAGGAGACAAATCTCTGGCTTATTGGCGTCAGGTTCATGAAGACTTTTTCAAAGACTGCTTTGGAGAAGCAGGTCTGACGTTTACACCTGACAGCAAGGTGGTTTTAGAAGAATTTCGCAAGGTCTATCCATTATAG
- a CDS encoding NUDIX hydrolase — MEIKNHFGVYGICYEKGKLLCIEKTRGPYQHRFDLPGGSQELGEGLTETLKREVLEETGYTLIRYSNPRMYDVLVQEEGKDFAVHHIMAFYDIVLDFENSQQSLPQEVLDGSNDSAKAIWLNLEDITADNASPLVLKVKAELLGFPELELTSYRNWKVKEKKEKK, encoded by the coding sequence ATGGAAATCAAAAATCACTTTGGCGTCTATGGCATTTGCTATGAGAAAGGAAAATTACTCTGCATTGAGAAAACGAGAGGGCCTTATCAGCATCGTTTTGATCTACCGGGTGGTAGTCAAGAACTAGGTGAGGGGTTGACAGAAACTCTCAAGAGAGAAGTTCTGGAGGAGACAGGCTATACGCTTATCCGTTATTCAAATCCTAGGATGTATGATGTGCTGGTTCAAGAAGAGGGGAAAGATTTCGCTGTACATCATATCATGGCCTTTTATGATATCGTACTCGATTTCGAGAACTCTCAACAATCCCTTCCTCAGGAGGTTCTTGATGGAAGCAATGATTCAGCAAAGGCAATTTGGTTAAATTTGGAAGACATTACTGCCGATAATGCTTCGCCTTTAGTATTGAAGGTGAAGGCAGAGTTACTAGGATTTCCAGAATTAGAACTGACAAGCTATAGAAATTGGAAGGTAAAAGAAAAGAAGGAGAAGAAATGA
- a CDS encoding sensor histidine kinase: MFSKMKKDSKSPSIVSKVTLWYTLFVSFLFVLMFCASFIISGAWSSYSSRGELEQKTMEVASDLEEFEPFDDGNYFALYNQNMKLEQGALPSGFDINAGFESGKLSTYTSSQATYYYFDVYNESEGKWIRGVRLASGLGRELSIFLLSLAILAPLSILGMAWGGRRILRKAFLPIREVTQMAEEIAESGDYSKRVSTEHQKDYVETSRLTKVFNNLISSVQSTFEKEKQFNQNVSHELRTPLSVIVSESEFGSKYADNLEETKESLTVIHRQAKLMKSMTEQILEISKTQHLQWSDLKPVCLSTLVSDYCQGQERKWGESPIAFEVSIQPDLWIQGDAVLVTRMLDNLLSNAVKFTKTKVAIHLVASPAGAVLKVADDGIGIAPDHLGKIWDRFYQVEDSRNKGLNSGIGLGLSFIKDIADLHRAEVKIISEEGKGSLFRVTFPQIQDKTSV, encoded by the coding sequence ATGTTTTCAAAAATGAAGAAGGACTCTAAGTCTCCCTCCATCGTTTCTAAGGTGACATTGTGGTATACCCTCTTTGTTTCTTTTCTCTTTGTTCTTATGTTTTGTGCTTCTTTTATCATTTCCGGAGCCTGGTCCAGCTATAGCTCACGTGGGGAACTGGAGCAGAAGACCATGGAAGTAGCTTCAGACCTTGAGGAATTTGAGCCCTTTGATGACGGCAATTATTTTGCACTCTACAATCAAAACATGAAGTTGGAGCAGGGTGCTCTGCCAAGTGGCTTTGATATCAATGCTGGCTTTGAGTCTGGGAAATTGTCGACGTATACCTCTTCCCAAGCAACCTATTATTATTTTGATGTCTATAATGAAAGTGAGGGCAAATGGATACGGGGCGTGCGCCTTGCTTCTGGTCTAGGAAGAGAATTAAGTATCTTTCTTCTTTCCTTGGCCATTCTAGCTCCTCTGTCCATCCTTGGGATGGCCTGGGGTGGACGTCGGATCCTTCGTAAGGCCTTTCTGCCGATCAGAGAGGTGACCCAAATGGCAGAGGAAATTGCAGAGAGCGGAGACTACAGTAAGCGCGTGTCGACCGAGCATCAGAAGGATTATGTAGAAACGTCTCGTCTTACCAAGGTCTTTAATAATTTGATTTCTTCTGTTCAGTCGACTTTTGAGAAAGAAAAGCAATTCAACCAAAATGTATCCCATGAGTTGCGGACCCCTCTGTCAGTCATCGTTTCGGAGAGTGAGTTTGGCTCCAAATATGCAGATAACCTAGAGGAGACCAAGGAATCTTTGACGGTCATTCATCGGCAGGCTAAATTAATGAAATCGATGACCGAGCAGATCTTGGAAATATCCAAGACCCAACACCTGCAGTGGTCGGATTTAAAACCCGTTTGTCTATCAACCCTGGTGTCAGATTATTGTCAGGGACAGGAAAGAAAGTGGGGCGAAAGCCCCATAGCCTTTGAAGTGAGCATTCAGCCGGACCTCTGGATTCAGGGGGATGCTGTTTTGGTCACTCGGATGCTGGATAATCTATTGAGCAATGCAGTGAAATTTACCAAGACCAAGGTTGCCATCCACTTGGTGGCTAGTCCAGCTGGTGCTGTTCTCAAGGTAGCGGATGATGGTATTGGGATTGCGCCAGACCATTTGGGCAAGATTTGGGATCGCTTCTATCAGGTGGAGGATTCTCGGAACAAGGGCCTCAATAGTGGTATCGGACTTGGGTTGTCCTTTATTAAGGACATTGCAGACCTCCATCGAGCAGAGGTGAAAATCATCTCTGAAGAAGGAAAAGGAAGTCTCTTTCGTGTGACTTTCCCACAGATCCAGGACAAGACTTCTGTCTAA
- a CDS encoding DUF6707 family protein, with protein MNVKELIKEIENDAEFVSYLNRVPKKNKKTQASYLESLNHLAYLLYLDGQKEMAKELLDRIIQVPFEGNYNTWTFVDSSLVLLAYLEREKENQVLVYKKLLLSPLEQGEESTQNIRRRVHQRFLNGDSLEQKLAKNEQASSPESEMERRLLYLTDLLKIQFFIDESTCEEIDIQAKIEENMEILKKYIKEHEIYSLFPFKG; from the coding sequence ATGAATGTGAAAGAACTAATCAAAGAGATTGAAAATGATGCTGAGTTCGTCTCGTATTTAAACCGGGTCCCTAAAAAGAATAAGAAGACCCAAGCTAGTTATCTCGAATCGCTAAATCATCTGGCCTATTTACTTTATCTGGATGGTCAAAAGGAAATGGCTAAGGAATTATTAGATAGGATTATACAAGTTCCATTTGAAGGGAATTATAATACTTGGACCTTTGTTGATAGCTCTCTGGTTTTATTGGCCTATCTGGAAAGAGAAAAAGAAAATCAGGTACTCGTCTATAAAAAACTCCTTTTATCTCCATTAGAACAAGGGGAGGAATCCACTCAAAACATAAGAAGGAGAGTTCATCAGAGATTTTTGAATGGTGATAGCTTGGAGCAAAAGCTTGCAAAAAACGAGCAAGCTTCAAGTCCTGAATCGGAAATGGAACGCCGTCTGCTATACTTGACAGATTTATTGAAGATTCAATTTTTTATTGATGAGTCAACTTGTGAAGAGATAGATATCCAAGCAAAAATCGAAGAGAATATGGAGATACTAAAGAAGTATATCAAGGAGCATGAAATCTATAGCCTCTTTCCTTTTAAGGGATAA
- a CDS encoding pentapeptide repeat-containing protein codes for MKAIDGIIIKDGQIILNSGEKLSVENLIEEARSIRFISNQHFKDISIRILESSRVVFENCIFENVFFENCDLREISFKNHTVIRNCTLRRCNLNGTLFYDSHIISSIFLSCQMKRPLLENVSEMRDCLFKKCRMHDIFFPLPAFQNNKIIGKLSECTFGSKTKKVEKLYADLSEAHLSFVEFTRCDLTETICPSDPDILYIKNLSERSKKAQEKIATIQDDRKRQALSIYTESWMNEKYVDYLMSRKDYKWAWDDYFEDVSRCLGLEWDNH; via the coding sequence ATGAAAGCAATAGATGGAATTATCATAAAGGACGGCCAGATCATCCTAAACAGTGGTGAGAAGCTATCGGTTGAAAATCTTATAGAGGAAGCAAGAAGCATTCGTTTTATCAGTAATCAGCACTTTAAGGATATAAGCATCAGAATACTAGAGAGTTCACGAGTCGTGTTTGAAAACTGTATCTTTGAGAATGTCTTCTTTGAAAACTGTGATTTGAGGGAAATCAGCTTTAAAAATCATACAGTTATTCGAAACTGTACTCTCAGACGATGCAATTTAAATGGAACTTTATTTTATGACAGTCACATTATATCGTCTATCTTCCTTTCTTGTCAGATGAAGCGTCCTCTTTTGGAGAATGTCAGTGAGATGAGGGATTGTCTCTTTAAAAAGTGTAGGATGCACGACATTTTCTTTCCCCTACCAGCTTTTCAGAATAATAAAATTATTGGAAAATTGTCTGAATGTACCTTTGGGTCGAAAACAAAGAAAGTAGAAAAGTTATATGCAGATCTATCAGAGGCTCATCTCAGTTTTGTCGAGTTTACAAGGTGTGATTTGACAGAGACCATTTGTCCCTCGGATCCAGATATTCTCTATATAAAAAATCTGAGTGAACGGTCAAAGAAGGCTCAGGAAAAAATTGCGACAATCCAAGATGATAGAAAAAGGCAGGCCCTTTCTATTTATACAGAAAGTTGGATGAATGAAAAGTATGTGGATTACTTGATGAGTCGCAAAGATTACAAATGGGCCTGGGATGATTATTTTGAGGATGTGTCTAGGTGCTTGGGTCTTGAATGGGATAACCACTAG
- a CDS encoding NTF2 fold immunity protein, with the protein MSHTNLAKETFLQFMQAMYSWERKATRSLRNQADKEMLKDELAAIFDQFCRSKKTLREREISLSVRFPFDYKLETHPIIDEEHDVNQTYFYIKENRSGLETLYRFRMVFQKGKWWIDKKEWLDDGKWINSSL; encoded by the coding sequence ATGAGCCATACGAATCTAGCAAAAGAAACCTTCCTCCAGTTTATGCAGGCTATGTATTCTTGGGAGAGGAAAGCCACTAGGAGCCTAAGAAACCAAGCCGATAAAGAGATGTTGAAGGATGAATTAGCTGCTATATTTGATCAGTTTTGTAGATCTAAAAAAACACTCAGAGAAAGGGAAATATCTTTATCTGTTCGATTTCCATTTGACTATAAATTAGAAACGCATCCCATCATTGATGAAGAGCATGACGTGAATCAAACTTACTTCTATATCAAGGAGAATCGTTCTGGTTTAGAAACTCTCTATCGTTTTCGAATGGTGTTTCAAAAGGGGAAATGGTGGATTGATAAGAAAGAATGGCTTGATGATGGGAAGTGGATCAATTCTTCCTTGTGA
- a CDS encoding DUF4304 domain-containing protein — MKEAKELFVKNGFSRLKRTHNYYKIDHDFYTVIYFQRKSDGSAYFVNVGLHPLFLDAGLLEEVDCALRTRLGFVDNRNGMDQAELEKAVQEAIDFTAQYSSYSTVFSSIDPEKDLEKDWLLKQFSITKVNLCRLYVEYYDSIDSKKLALDFTNYGLSITPKIASVPKNFFKTYIRSGEIIKTTY, encoded by the coding sequence ATGAAAGAGGCCAAAGAACTCTTCGTAAAAAATGGCTTTTCGCGACTAAAGCGAACCCATAACTATTATAAAATCGATCATGATTTTTACACAGTTATCTATTTTCAACGAAAATCAGATGGTAGTGCCTATTTCGTAAATGTTGGCCTTCATCCTCTCTTTCTGGACGCGGGACTGTTAGAAGAAGTGGACTGTGCTTTAAGGACTCGATTAGGTTTTGTCGATAATAGAAATGGCATGGATCAAGCTGAATTGGAAAAGGCTGTCCAAGAGGCCATCGATTTTACTGCTCAGTATTCATCGTATTCAACCGTATTTTCAAGCATAGATCCCGAGAAGGATCTTGAGAAGGATTGGTTGTTAAAACAATTCTCTATTACCAAAGTGAACTTATGCAGATTGTATGTTGAGTATTATGATTCAATCGATTCTAAGAAGTTGGCTTTAGATTTTACAAACTATGGCTTATCCATTACACCTAAGATTGCTTCTGTTCCTAAAAACTTCTTTAAAACTTATATTCGTTCAGGAGAAATAATAAAAACTACTTATTAG
- a CDS encoding Imm26 family immunity protein has protein sequence MQKKLPQIKIREWNEKPRTKMRFIKIGDIFCYQFSEEMFVFGQILGKVNVGHVIQFFDIFQASPTITVEELSRAQFIGKPIIIDSYTLFDRSPVWSWQIIGHQVDFDPSPFKDLAFKWGDPNGLHFGNVWLDGRTEPKIFSREEVDDLDWEACVGSIVYNRILEEELASRGNKGV, from the coding sequence ATGCAGAAAAAATTGCCCCAGATAAAGATTCGTGAGTGGAATGAAAAGCCAAGAACAAAAATGCGATTTATTAAAATTGGTGATATTTTTTGCTATCAATTTTCGGAGGAAATGTTTGTATTTGGTCAAATTCTTGGAAAAGTGAATGTTGGTCATGTCATTCAATTTTTCGATATCTTTCAAGCAAGTCCTACTATAACAGTTGAGGAGCTAAGTCGTGCTCAATTTATAGGTAAGCCCATCATTATAGATTCCTACACCTTGTTTGATCGAAGTCCAGTATGGTCTTGGCAGATAATTGGTCACCAAGTGGATTTTGATCCAAGCCCTTTTAAGGATTTAGCCTTTAAATGGGGAGACCCAAATGGTCTTCACTTTGGGAATGTCTGGCTAGATGGTAGGACAGAACCTAAGATTTTTTCTAGGGAAGAAGTTGACGACCTAGACTGGGAAGCCTGTGTCGGAAGTATAGTTTATAACAGAATACTGGAAGAAGAACTGGCAAGCAGAGGAAATAAAGGAGTTTGA
- a CDS encoding response regulator transcription factor: protein MKVLVIEDEVDLNRSIVKLLKTQQYSVDAAYDGQEALDYIRVSQYDVIISDIMMPQLDGLGVLSYLRNHQIKTPVLMLTAKDSLEDKVTGLDAGADDYLVKPFEFDELLARIRVMLRRNNRENLTNLVQFGDYSLDLAKKTIQHKGVLVDLTSKEYELLECLVRHPNVVLSREQIREHIWDFDYVGESNIIDVLVKNIRKKLGNPSIIQTKRGMGYVFKNEEGL, encoded by the coding sequence ATGAAAGTATTAGTGATTGAAGACGAAGTAGATTTGAATCGTAGCATCGTTAAATTACTGAAAACCCAGCAGTATAGTGTTGATGCGGCCTATGATGGTCAGGAGGCCTTGGACTACATTCGTGTGTCCCAGTATGACGTGATTATTTCAGATATTATGATGCCGCAGCTAGATGGTTTGGGGGTATTGAGCTACTTGAGAAATCATCAGATTAAGACCCCAGTTCTGATGCTAACGGCTAAAGATAGCCTAGAAGACAAGGTAACAGGACTGGATGCTGGTGCAGACGACTACTTGGTCAAACCCTTTGAATTTGATGAATTACTGGCTCGGATTCGCGTCATGCTGAGACGAAATAATCGAGAAAACTTGACCAACCTGGTCCAATTTGGTGACTATTCCTTAGACCTGGCAAAAAAGACCATCCAACACAAGGGTGTTTTGGTTGACCTGACTTCCAAGGAGTATGAGTTACTAGAGTGTCTGGTGCGCCATCCCAATGTGGTTTTAAGTCGGGAACAGATTCGTGAGCATATTTGGGATTTTGATTATGTTGGAGAGTCTAATATCATTGATGTTTTAGTCAAGAATATCCGCAAAAAATTAGGTAATCCATCGATTATTCAGACAAAAAGGGGGATGGGCTATGTTTTCAAAAATGAAGAAGGACTCTAA
- a CDS encoding Imm50 family immunity protein, producing MKWFEKAVGKEKIIHLFDGELELNNVFLDTVLCYDYKLDLVLYVFDFPTNFPEKWQKSAFNAIKINLEFFNLDEIHFYSKGIHKVNGQLELLFLENKVDFNFINQNDVMLSGSSDFVRIAEIAPVKIDT from the coding sequence GTGAAATGGTTTGAAAAAGCAGTGGGGAAGGAAAAGATTATTCATTTGTTTGATGGTGAATTGGAATTGAATAATGTATTTCTTGATACTGTATTATGTTACGATTACAAATTAGATCTTGTCCTTTATGTATTTGATTTCCCAACTAATTTTCCTGAAAAGTGGCAGAAAAGTGCATTCAATGCCATAAAAATTAATTTAGAGTTTTTTAATTTAGATGAAATCCATTTTTATTCTAAGGGGATTCATAAGGTGAATGGACAACTGGAGCTGCTCTTTTTAGAGAATAAGGTTGATTTCAATTTTATAAACCAAAATGATGTGATGTTATCGGGATCTTCTGATTTTGTTAGAATTGCTGAGATTGCTCCTGTGAAGATTGATACTTAA
- a CDS encoding SUKH-4 family immunity protein, with protein MTVNINELVKEQGFCVVSTEEKPFCLDEVRFNLLAYLEDYSKMGFSFVKVATDLVKLRKEQESYRLFGQCFLGAFVIGEEEQVFLLCNQEGREVFQEERVFVNSSLQAFISSYSLFLSSIFLLKAKFYEIEQDEVEEIAANLMHQILALEAPLEQELPFWEHMAYLIEDDGIVLRDDLFHIINKEQ; from the coding sequence ATGACAGTCAATATCAATGAATTAGTGAAGGAGCAAGGTTTTTGTGTGGTATCTACAGAGGAGAAACCATTTTGTCTGGATGAGGTCCGTTTCAACCTTTTGGCATATTTAGAGGATTATTCTAAAATGGGATTTTCTTTTGTCAAAGTAGCTACTGATCTAGTAAAACTAAGGAAAGAGCAAGAGAGCTATAGACTTTTTGGTCAGTGTTTTTTAGGTGCCTTTGTAATAGGAGAAGAGGAGCAAGTCTTCTTACTTTGCAATCAAGAAGGTAGGGAAGTTTTTCAAGAAGAAAGAGTTTTTGTCAATTCTTCCTTGCAAGCTTTTATTTCTTCTTATTCGCTCTTTCTATCAAGCATCTTTCTTTTGAAAGCAAAGTTTTATGAGATTGAGCAAGATGAAGTCGAAGAAATTGCAGCAAACTTGATGCATCAAATTCTTGCCTTAGAAGCTCCCCTTGAACAAGAATTACCCTTCTGGGAGCACATGGCCTATTTGATAGAAGACGATGGAATTGTTCTAAGAGATGATCTCTTTCATATCATAAATAAAGAGCAGTAG
- a CDS encoding DUF7716 domain-containing protein, giving the protein MRVDESSSDDFCLYGKEDGELALDRLYWISDYPDVVDDRDVYPTDVAEQDLQLVYYGEQLIDVLTVALEEKPDASHQDLVEALNYYQQHDSFMPFDD; this is encoded by the coding sequence ATGCGTGTGGACGAGTCTTCTTCAGATGATTTTTGCCTCTATGGTAAGGAGGATGGAGAACTAGCACTAGATAGGCTCTATTGGATATCGGATTATCCAGATGTCGTAGATGACCGTGATGTCTACCCGACAGATGTTGCGGAGCAAGATCTTCAGCTAGTCTACTATGGAGAACAGTTGATTGATGTCCTCACCGTAGCGCTTGAAGAAAAGCCAGATGCTAGTCACCAAGACTTGGTCGAGGCTTTGAATTATTATCAGCAGCATGATAGCTTTATGCCTTTTGATGATTAA
- a CDS encoding SMI1/KNR4 family protein, which translates to MKNFLKCCEDLVIQESGASAFELEKLKARQFPQAHLDLLSMTNGLEFYGGYYRLFGTDSTQAITLDSWNSDELWKDVWRDYVSDYYFFGMSAIGDQFAYRLKDGNIQSNQVYYLDGITMDVIEIYDSFEAFFEREFILKAQGGMESIFVSARERFGNLDLSRSCIYSPSLMIVNDPSVENLMLLPTKDVMTINGDLFVQLSDSEESITKLEQYLDASGRARVKVIFDRD; encoded by the coding sequence ATGAAGAATTTTTTAAAATGTTGTGAGGATCTGGTCATACAAGAAAGTGGGGCCTCAGCTTTTGAACTAGAAAAACTCAAAGCCAGACAGTTTCCTCAAGCTCACCTGGATTTGCTCTCCATGACCAATGGCTTGGAGTTTTATGGTGGCTATTATCGCTTGTTTGGGACGGATTCTACTCAAGCTATTACGCTAGATTCCTGGAATTCGGATGAGCTATGGAAAGACGTCTGGAGAGATTATGTATCAGACTACTATTTTTTTGGTATGTCTGCTATTGGAGATCAATTCGCTTATAGATTGAAGGATGGGAACATTCAAAGTAATCAAGTTTATTATTTAGATGGGATTACTATGGATGTTATCGAGATCTACGACAGTTTTGAAGCATTTTTTGAGAGGGAATTTATTCTGAAAGCCCAAGGTGGGATGGAATCTATTTTTGTTTCTGCTAGGGAACGATTTGGAAATCTAGACCTCTCCAGAAGCTGTATTTATTCCCCTTCCTTAATGATAGTGAATGATCCAAGTGTTGAAAATCTCATGCTTTTACCGACAAAGGATGTCATGACCATCAATGGGGATTTGTTTGTTCAATTGTCTGATTCAGAGGAGTCTATTACGAAACTAGAGCAATATCTAGACGCTTCGGGTAGAGCCAGAGTCAAGGTCATTTTTGATCGAGATTGA
- a CDS encoding pentapeptide repeat-containing protein, giving the protein MVEKDGIIIKDGQVILNSGEKLSIENLIEEASRIRFISNQHFKDTSISILESSRVIFENCIFENVVFENCDLRDIGFKNHTVIRNCTFKSCNLKGTLFYDSHIISSTFLSCQMKRPLLENVSEMRDCLFKKCRMNDIFFPLPEFQQNKIVGKLFECTFGSKTKKVEKLYADLSEAHLSFVEFTRCDLTETICPSDPDILYIKNLSERSKKAQEKIATIQDDRKRQALSIYTESWMNEKYVDYLMSRKDYKWAWDDYFEDVSRCLGLEWK; this is encoded by the coding sequence ATGGTTGAGAAAGATGGGATTATCATAAAGGATGGCCAGGTCATCCTAAACAGTGGTGAGAAGCTATCGATTGAAAATCTAATAGAGGAAGCGAGTAGGATTCGTTTCATTAGTAATCAGCACTTTAAGGATACAAGCATCAGTATACTAGAGAGTTCACGAGTCATATTTGAAAACTGTATCTTTGAGAATGTCGTTTTTGAAAACTGCGATTTAAGGGATATCGGCTTTAAAAATCATACAGTTATTCGAAACTGTACTTTCAAAAGCTGCAATTTAAAGGGAACATTATTTTATGACAGTCACATAATATCGTCTACCTTCCTTTCTTGTCAGATGAAGCGTCCTCTTTTAGAGAATGTCAGCGAGATGAGAGATTGTCTCTTTAAAAAGTGTAGGATGAACGATATTTTCTTTCCTCTACCAGAATTTCAGCAGAATAAAATTGTTGGAAAACTGTTTGAATGTACCTTTGGGTCGAAAACAAAGAAAGTAGAAAAGTTATATGCAGATCTATCAGAGGCTCATCTCAGTTTTGTCGAGTTTACAAGGTGTGATTTGACAGAGACCATTTGTCCCTCGGATCCAGATATTCTCTATATAAAAAATCTGAGTGAACGGTCAAAGAAGGCTCAGGAAAAAATTGCGACAATCCAAGATGATAGAAAAAGGCAGGCCCTTTCTATTTATACAGAAAGTTGGATGAATGAAAAGTATGTGGATTACTTGATGAGTCGCAAAGATTACAAATGGGCCTGGGATGATTATTTTGAGGATGTGTCTAGGTGTTTGGGACTTGAATGGAAGTAA